The Corynebacterium atypicum genome contains the following window.
GGTCCGCGATCCACAACGTGTTATCGCAACCGTCCGGCACGATGTCGTCGAATACCTCGCGCATCTGCTCGGCCGTCTTCAAGTAGTAATGCGGGCCATTGAACTTAAACCGATCCGGGTCATGCAGCGTCTTGCCCGTCTGCACGCACAGCATCGCCTCGTGCGGTCCCGCCTGAGACTTGAGCACGTAGTGGCAGTCATTGGTCACCAACGGCGGCAGATTGAGCTTGCGCCCAATCTCGAGCAGCTCGCGGCGCACCTTCTGCTCGATGTCCAGGTTATGATCCATCAACTCCAAAAAGAAGTTGTCTTTTCCGTAGATGTCCTGCCATTTGGCGGCGGCCTCTAGGGCCGCGTCGAACTGCCCCAGCCGCAGCCGGGTCTGGACGTCGCCGGACGGACACCCGGTGGTTGCGATGATCCCCTCAGCGTGCTCGGCGATCAGATCCGCGTCCATCCGCGGCCACTTGCCCAACTGCCCCTCGTAGGACGCCAGCGAGGACAGCTTGAACAGGTTGCGCAACCCCGTCGCGTTCTCCGCGAGCATCGTCTGGTGCAGATAGGCACCCGAGGCCGAGACGTCGTCGGATTTCTGGTACGGCTCACCCCACCGCACACGCTTTTTGTTAAACCGGCTCTCCGGGGCCATGTAGGCTTCGATGCCGATGATCGGCTTGATTCCCGCAGCGGTCATCGTGCGGTAGAAGGCGTCCGTTCCGAACATATTGCCGTGGTCGGTGATTCCCACCGCGGGCATGCCCTGGCGCGAGGCCTCCTTGGCCAGCATGTCCACCTTGGCCATGCCGTCCAGCATGGAGTATTCGGTGTGGTTATGCAGGTGGACGAAGCCGGATTTTTTTGCCATGCCGCTTAGTCTATCTACCCCGTCTACCGCCGCACTGCGGGTGCTTTTTAGGCCGGCAACGGGTCCTTGTCCGCGAGCGCGGCCGCGGCGTTCGCCTTCGCGCCGCGGGCTTTCTGGGTGCGAAAGCGGCTCCAGGCCAGGCACATCAATAGGCCGATGACGGCAACCACCACGACGGCGCCGCCGGGGCGCACGTCGAAGGAGTAGGAGAAGGAAATGCCGGCGAGCATAGACACCAGGCCAAAAACGACGGAGGTGACCATCGTGCTGAAGTAGGTGCGGCAGACCATGAGAGCCGCGGCGACCGGCAGCACCATGAGAGAGACGACGAGCAGCGCGCCGATCGCCTTCGAGGACAGCGCCACCGTCATGGCCGCAAGCGCAGTGAAGCACGCATTGACGGCTCCGGTGTGGGTGCCAGATAGCCGAGCCATAGTGGGATCGATGCCGATGTCGAGGACGCTTCCGTAGAGGAATACGGAGGCACAGACCACGATGACGAAGACGACGGCGGTGGCCAGCGTGTCGCCCCAGGTGACCGCGGACAGGCTGCCGAAGAGGTAGGACTCAAACGAGCGCCCGGAGGGCGCGAGGTCAGACAGCACGACGGCCAGGCCCAGGCCCGCGGACAACGCGACGGCAGTGGCCATGTCGCCGTATTGGGGCCAGCGCTTGCGGATGATCTCGATGGCAAAGGCGCCGACTACTGCAGAGATGATCGCGCCGACCACGGGGTTGAAGCCGGCGATGATGCCGATGGCCACGCCGGACAGGCTGATGTGCGAGAGGGCGTCCGACATCATCGATGTGCGCCGGTTGACCATCACCACACCGAGCAGCGGGATAGCGATGGCGAGCATCGTGCCCACCAAAAAGGTGCGGCGGACAAATTCAAATTCGATAATCAGACTAAGCATTGACCAACCTGCCTTCTTCGATGGAGCAGACCCGGGTTACTTCCATGTACTGCTGGATAAGGCGAACGTCATGGGTGACGATCAACATCCCCAGGTTTTTCTGCGTGCGAAGCTCCTCCAACAGGTGCAGAAACTGCACGCGGCTTTCCTTATCGACGCCCGTGGTGGGCTCGTCGAGGATGAGCAGCTTCGGCTCTGCTAAAAGCGCCCGGGCGATCAGCACGCGCTGCTGGAGGCCTCCGGATAGCTCATTAAACGGCACGTTGAGCTGTGGGGTCAGCCCCAGGCTCTCAAAGACCTCGGCGA
Protein-coding sequences here:
- a CDS encoding metal ABC transporter permease, which translates into the protein MLSLIIEFEFVRRTFLVGTMLAIAIPLLGVVMVNRRTSMMSDALSHISLSGVAIGIIAGFNPVVGAIISAVVGAFAIEIIRKRWPQYGDMATAVALSAGLGLAVVLSDLAPSGRSFESYLFGSLSAVTWGDTLATAVVFVIVVCASVFLYGSVLDIGIDPTMARLSGTHTGAVNACFTALAAMTVALSSKAIGALLVVSLMVLPVAAALMVCRTYFSTMVTSVVFGLVSMLAGISFSYSFDVRPGGAVVVVAVIGLLMCLAWSRFRTQKARGAKANAAAALADKDPLPA